A window of Adhaeribacter arboris genomic DNA:
GATTCTTCCGGAAAAAAGATTTGGGATAAAACCTTTGGCGGTCATAGCAATAAGCCGGAGTATAAAGGTGATATGTTAGCCGCCATAGCTATTACTGCCGATGGGGGCTATTTACTAGGAGGAGCTTCTAATAGTGGTAAAGGGGCTAACAAAAGCCAAAACCTAATAGGAGGAGAGGATTATTGGGTGATTAAAGTGGATGCCCAGGGTAATAAACTTTGGGACCAAGTAATTGGAGGAAATTTAAATGATCAGCTAAAATCGGTTCAAGTAAACGCCGATGGTGGTTACCTTTTAGGCGGCTCGTCTAACTCCGCCATATCCGGGAATAAATCAGAAGCTTGCCTAGATTATTTTCCACCGGATTCTAATCCTCCAAGTAAAGGTGATTTCTGGTTGGTCAAACTCCGGGCAAATGGCACCCTGGTTTGGGATAAAACTATTGGCGGAGATAAAGGAGATCGATTAGGCGCGTTCTTGCAAACCAATGATAAAGGGTATGTGGCAGTCGGTACTTCCTGGTCGGGTAGTAGTGGCACCAAAACAGACGTTTCACATGGCCAAACCGATTATTGGATAGTAAAACTGGATAGCACTATTAGCTCGCGGAAAAAACAAGTTATTACGTTCGAACCTATTCCGAATGTAAATTTTGGCACCCAAAAAACGATTACTTTAAAAGCAACCGCCAGTTCTGGTTTACCGGTCATTTTTTCTGTTGTCTCTGGTCCTGCCACGGTGAAAGGGAACCTAGTAACTCTAACAGGAACCAGCGGCCCCGTTGTTATGAAAGCTTCACAAGCCGGAAATGCAGCCTATTTTACTGCTCCCGAGGTAACCCGCCTTTTTATCGTTAATGTACCGCCTGTTACCCGGCTTTGGAACAAAACCTACGGTGGGGTTGTCAGTCTGGAGCTTAATCAGCATAGCGAATGTGATTCAGAGTTTGGGGCCTCTCAACTTACAGCTATGGCTGCTTCTCCCAACGGCGGTTATTTGTTGGGCGGTACTTCCGATTCCAAAAAAGGCAACGATAAAAGCGAAGATCACCGCGGCGTAGTTTCTGAGCAGGTATGCCTATCTGAACGGCAGCCCATTACGGATTACTGGATTGTTAAAACGGATGGTCACGGAAAAAAGCTGTGGGATAAAACTTTTGGCGGCAATGACCGGGACGATTTACAGGTAATTCTGCCCACGGCTGATAGCGGTTATTTACTCGGTGGTTCTTCTAAATCCGGGAAAAGCAACGATAAAAGCCAGGCCAGTCAGGGCATTTTTGATTACTGGGTAGTGAAGATTGATGCCAACGGTACTAAACTTTGGGATAAAACTTTTGGCGGCAACGATCAGGATAATTTGCGCACGCTGGTAGCTACTCCCGACGGCGGATATTTACTGGGAGGCACCTCTGACTCGGGCATCAGTGGCGATAAAAGCTCGGGCGATAGGGGTTATTTAGAATTTTGGATAATAAAGATAGATGCGAACGGTACTAAACTCTGGGATAAAACCGTCGGCAAAGACCGCTACGAACTGGATTTAAAAGCCATTGCGCTTGCTCCGGAAGGAGGTTACCTGTTAGCGGGAAGTTCTACTGATTACAGCGACGAAACACTCTTAGATTATTATGCCGTAAAGATGGACGCCAACGGTAACCAGGTTTGGGAGAAAACCATGGGGGGCAAGGGCGACGAGGTGTTATCGAGTGCCGTAGCGACTCCGGAGGGAGGTTATTTATTGGGCGGATTTTCGGTTTCGGGTATTTCCGGCGATAAAACCGAAGCTAACCGGGGAGACCATGATTACTGGATCGTAAAACTAGCCGCCGATGGAGCGAAGCTCTGGGATAAAACGTACGGCGGGAAAGACAGTGATCGCTTGCAAGCGTTGCAAGTGACTGCAGATGGCGGCTACTTACTGGCAGGCACTTCTATTTCGGGTATCAGCGGAGATAAAACCGAAAACAACCGGGGTAATGCCGATGATTTTGGTCGTTACCTTTCCGATTATTGGGTGGTAAAAATAGCTGCTAATGGTCAGAAAAGCTGGGACAGAACTTTGGGTAGCAGTTTTAGCGATGAACTGGCCGCCGTCTTAGTTTCTCTAAACAATGAGTATGTAGTAGGGGGCACTTCCGCCGGCTTCGACGGAGACAAAACTCAGGCTCGTAAAGGAATTCAGGATTTTTGGGTAGTTAAAATCAAAGAAGAAACCACTCCGCCAGCTTTGGCTTGGGATATGCGTTACGGCAGTAGCGCGGAAGATAATTTTACTTCCGTAATCAAAACTTCCGATGGAGGCTATCTATCCGGGGGTTATACCAGATCTGGTAGTAGCGGCGATAAAAGCCAGGCCAGCCGGGGGTTGGAAGATTACTGGATTGTAAAATCAGATAAGAACGGTAAAAAACTCTGGGACAAACGCTTTGGGGGCACCCGAAAGGACTACTTGAACCGGGTGATTCAGACCCAGGATGGCGGTTATCTACTCGCCGGTATTTCGCACTCCGACAATAATGGGGATAAAAGCGAAGTAAACCGGGGCGGTTCTTACGTCAACCGGGATTATTGGATCGTGAAGGTGGATGCTCAAGGTAATAAGCAATGGGATAAAACTTTCGGGGGCACGGGCTTTGATGAACTGGTTAAAGTGGAGCAGTTGGCAACCGGCGAATACATCTTGGGCGGGTACAGCGACTCAGATAAGGGCGGTGATAAAAGTCAGGGTAGAAAGGGAGAATGTGATGGATTCGGTTATTGCCCTACGGGTTATTGGATCGTAAAAGTTGATAAAAAGGGTAATAAGGTTTGGGATAAAACCTTTGGTGGCAGCAAGGGAGAGGTTTTAAATAGTTTTACTACCACCCGTGACGGCGGTTTGCTACTCGTAGGCACTTCTTATTCCAGCAAAAGCGGCGATAAATCGGAAATTAATCGGGGGTTGGATGGTTCTTCTGATTATTGGGTAGTCCGCACCGATAAGGACGGCAATAAGCTGTGGGATAAAACTTTCGGAGGCAGCTATTACGATTATGCCGCTTCGGTTAGTCGTGGCAATGGCGACAGCTTCTTCATTTCCGGTACCAGTGAATCTCCCGCTAGTGGTGATAAAACCCAGCCCAATCATTTAAACCAAGAGGGTGCTTATACCCGCGACTTTTGGGTAATTAAGGTAGATGGAACAGGCAAAAAGCTCTGGGATAAAACGTTGGGTGGGAATGGTGATGACTTTTTGAATGCCAGTACCTTTACCCGGGAAGGGAACTTAATTTTAGCTGGAACCTCTAACTCCGGTAAGAACGACGACAAGTCCCAGCTAAGTAAAGGTGGGAATGATTACTGGATCGTGCAGTTAGACCAAGATGGCAATAAAATACAGGACCAGTCTTTTGGTGGTAGTGGCCAGGACGAGTTGCGTACCATATTGCAAACCAGCGACGGCGGCTTGCTGCTGGGCGGCCGGTCTGATTCCGGCGTTAGTGGCGATAGAACGCAGCCCAGCCAAGGCGGCACGGATTATTGGTTGGTGAAACTCGCTCCGCTAACCTCCTCTATGGTAGCTACCCAGGAAGAAGTAGCGGTAAAGGCTCCCGCCACCTTAATCAACCATTTAACGGCTTACCCGAACCCGGCCCATAGTCAGGTAACGGTACAATTTACCTTACCGCAAACCCAAACGGCTACCCTGAAAATCTACGATAGTCAAGGCCAGGAAGGGGCTACTTTGTTCCAGGGAGAAGCACTAGCGAACCAAATTTATCAGGTAAAATGGCAAGCCGGTAATAAACCAACCGGATTATACTTCCTGCAATTGCAAACTTCTACTATACGGCAACAACAGAAACTGCTTCTAACGAAATAATAACTTTAATCTTAGCCGCCGAAACATAACTTTCGGCGGCTAAGTTTTTTTAAAATATCCCCTATTACTCCCCATTCCCACGGAAGCCTCCTTTACCGCTCCGAAAAATGCCCGAAATGCAAAAAGTGCGAACGCAAATTGCTGAGCTTGTAAAATACGCTTCGCTCAGCTGCTTTTCGGTTATTCAGGAAAGTAGTGGTTGCTTGCCAGGCACATTTAGTTGGTTTAAATTTTCTTGCAATCATCAGCATCTCAGCCATATATAAATCAGTCGACTGCCTTTTGGCAAATTAATAAGGTAACTAAATTACGTTCAATTTTATTCAGCTATTTCTCAGTAGGAAGCAATCCAGTAACAAAAAATTAATATTCAGGTTGTAAAAATACCTATGTTTAGGGATGGCGGCATATTATTTAATATGGTACATTTACCTGTTTTAATATAGGAATTTAAGTATACAAATTTACAACGGACTACTCCTTCCTATAGATTCTTCTAAAGCCAAATTAAATTTTTATGAACGCACTTTTTACCCTTCTTTACTTGCTCCCAAAACTACGGGGTAGGTTTACTTCGCTTTTCCGTTTAGAAATTCTTTCGCTTATGTTAGGTATTTCTTTTGTTAGCTCTGCTCAGAATGTTAAATGGAATAAAACCATTGGCGGTAATTATGGCGACACTTTTGTAGCCGCGCAACAAACCAGCGACGGCGGTTATATTTTAGGCGGCAACTCCGCCTCTGGCAAAAGCGGGGATAAAACAGGAGCTAGAAAAGGAATGGCGGATTATTGGATTGTGAAACTCAACCCAGATGGTTCCAAGGCCTGGGATAAAACCATTGGAGGGAATGACTATGATGCACTAACCTCCTTGCAGCAAACCAAAGATGGCGGCTATATTTTGGGTGGTTCTTCCAATTCCGGCATTAGCGGCGATAAAACCGAAGCGCCAAAAGGATTCTGGGTGGTAAGACTAAACGCAGATGGCACGAAAGCCTGGGATAAAACCATTGCCGACTCCAGAAATCCTGCTAATTATTCGTATTTACGAACACTTCAACTTACTCCCGATGGCGGCTACTTACTAGGCGGAACCTCGAATGCTGGGGTAGGCGACTATAAATCAGAACCTAGCAAGGGTAGTAATGATTACTGGGTTGTTAAACTGAACGCGGATGGCTCGAAAGCTTGGGACAAAACTATTGGCACAGAGGGTTCTGAATCTTTGCTATCCGTGGAGCAAACCAGCGATAATGGCTATATTCTGGGTGGGTATTCTGCCAGGGTAACAACTAGAGGTTATTGGCTCGTTAAATTAAATGTTAATCGGTCGATTGTCTGGGATAAATTTATCCCTGAGGGTTATCCTGTATATGAGTATCCCGGGGCTGAAAATTCTACTTCCGAAATTAATATAGTAAAGCCCACCCCCGATGGCGGCTATATATTAGGAGGCTATGCCGACTCTAAAACGAATGTTTATAAAAGCGAAGCAGGAAATGGGAGTACTGATTTCTGGTTAATAAAATTAAAAGCCGATGGCCAACAAGAATGGAACAAAGTAATTGGTGGGACGGATCGTGAAACATTGAATTCGCTGCAACCCACCAGCGATGGCGGTTATCTGCTGGGTGGTAATTCCCGCTCTAATAGTAGTGGCGATAAAACCCAGAACAGCCAGGGTAGCTTTGATTATTGGGTCGTAAAACTCAATGCCGATCGTACCAAAGCCTGGGATCTTACCTTAGGCGGCAACAAAGAAGACAATTTAGGTAATGTTTTTCAGACAAAAGATAAAGGCTACTTTTTAGGAGGCTATTCCAGGTCTGATGTTTCGGAAACTAAAACCGAAGCTAGTAGAGGCGATTATGATTATTGGGTAGTGAAGCTGGATAACAGCGAGCGCCAAAAGCAAACCGTTACTTTTTCGCCCATTCCGGATGTAAATTATGCTACGCAAAAAACAGTTACTTTAAAAGCTACAGCTAGTTCCGGTTTACCGGCTAGTTTTGCTCTTATTTCTGGCCCTGCCACCGTAAAAGGCAATACCTTGACCCTTACCGGTGGCAGTGGTACGGTTACCGTGAGTGCTTCTCAGGCAGGTAATCAAAAGTATTTTCCCGCTATTGATGATACCGCCCGCTTTGTAGTACAGGTTCCCCCGGTTACCCGGCTTTGGGACAAGTCGTACGGCGGGGTAGCCACCGAATACTACGACCAATACACCAAATATTATGGTACCTCTACCCTATCGACTATGGTAGCTACTTCCGATGGCGGTTATTTACTCGGCGGCACTTCCGACTCTAACCGGGGCAACGACAAAACGCAACCTACCCGGGGCAAATCCGACTATTGGATCGTAAAGGTAGATGCCTCGGGTAAAAAACTGTGGGACAAAGTTTATGGCGGTAAAGACAGCGATGGTTTAAATAGGCTTATTACTACTACCGACGGTGGTTATTTACTCGGAGGCACTTCTCGTTCGGGTAAAAACGGCGACAAAAGCCAGGATAGTAAGGGGGGCAAGGATTATTGGTTATTGAAAATAGATGCCACTGGCAATAAACTTTGGGACAAAACCTATGGGGGCGGTAATGAGGATGAATTTACAAATCTAATCAGCACACCGGACGGAGGATATTTACTAGGAGGAACTTCTTACTCTCAAAATTCCGGTGATAAAAGCGAAGTAAGTCGTGGAAATGCAGATTATTGGGTAGTAAAAATAGATGCCCAAGGTACTAAACAATGGGATAAAACACTCGGTGGTAAATTCGGCGAATATCTTAGCTCTCTGGCTACTACCCCGGATAGCGGCTACCTAATAGGTGGCTCCACTCTTTCTCCCACCAGTGGCGATATAACTGCTCCAATTAAAGGCGGCGGTGATATTTGGCTGGTAAAAATAGATGCTAATGGTCAGAAAAGCTGGGATAAAACCTTTGGTGGCGGCGGCGGCGATGGTCTTGGGAATATAGTCCCTACTTCAGATGGCAATTATTTACTAGGTGGCGATTCCTATTCTGTCAGTAACGGCGACAAAACGGCCCCAAACAAAGGGCATACAGATTACTGGTTAATTAAAATAAATCCTAATGGCAATAAGATTTGGGATAAAACTTTTGGCGGCAATTGCTATGATTACTTTTCTAACTTAGTTGCTACACCGGACGGAGGTTTCTTCCTGGGTGGAAGTTCTAGTTCCGAAATAAGTGGGGATAAAAGTGAAACTAACAGAGGGAGTTATTACAAGGAATGTGAGTCTGGTTTGGGTCAAACAGACTATTGGATTATTAAACTAGATGCGAATGCAAATAAAGTTTGGGACCGTACTTTTGGTACAGTTGCCCCACAATCTTCTTACACCGACCGGCTTACTACTTTACTAGCAACCACTAATGGAGAATATTTAATTGGAGGCGATACTAATATTGGTAAAAGTGGGGACAAGAGCCAACCGATCAAAGGTGTCCGGGATATTTGGGTAATAAAAATTAAAGAAGAAACTACTCAGGAAACATCAGCTTGGGACATGCGCTATGGAGGAGCTTCGGAAGATAAATTAACTTCTATTATAGAAACCTCAGATGCTGGCTACTTATCTGGGGGGTACAGTTACTCAGGAAGTAGTGGCGATAAAACCCAAGACACTCAAGGTAAGATTGACTACTGGATTGTAAAAAGCGATAAGAACGGTAAAAAACTCTGGGACAAACGCTACGGCGGTACCTTCGACGACTTTCTGAACCGGGTAATTCAAACCAAAGATGGCGGGTATTTGCTCGCGGGCTCTTCCCGGTCCGACGAAAATGGCGACAAGAGCGAGATTAGCCGTGATACCGGATATGATTATTTTAAAAAGCGCGACTTTTGGCTGGTAAAGGTAGATTCTTTAGGCAATAAGCAATGGGATAAAACATTAGGGGGAAGTGGTTTGGATGAATTAGAAAAAGTGATTCAGCTTTCTTCCGGCGAGTACGTGTTAGCTGGTCATAGCAACTCTCCCGCTAGTGGCGATAAAAGCCAGGGTACGCAAGGCGGTTATGATTACTGGCTGGTAAAAGTAAGTGCCACGGGTACTAAAATATGGGATAAGCGTTATGGTGGTACTTTAGATGAAGTTTTAGGCAGCTTTACCCAGACTCAGGATGGAGGCTTTTTACTAGGTGGCACATCCTACTCCGGTAGAAATCGGGATAAATCTCAGACCAGTCGGGGTAAAAGTGATTATTGGATTGTCCGCACGGATAAG
This region includes:
- a CDS encoding T9SS type A sorting domain-containing protein, with protein sequence MSILLKSLIWHLQKPRGFIFPYRLSLSLLLTLSIPFFASAQNIQWNKTLGGNDRDDFSLMIQTPDGGYLLGGSSSSGRSGDKTQNKRGQTDYWVVKLKADGTKEWDKTFGGSNLESLQAIQPTSDGGYILGGSSNSEISGEKTEAPKNFCSKNYCPSDYWIVKIDSQGNKLWDKTLGGDNTDQLTSLQPTSDGGFILGGWSSSSKSGDKSEDNNREVNGGSWGLNTDYWIVKINANGSKVWDKTLGGYSTDYLATIQQTSDGGYILGGSSTSDKGGDKSEFNRGTVDSFDYWVLKLDSSGKKIWDKTFGGHSNKPEYKGDMLAAIAITADGGYLLGGASNSGKGANKSQNLIGGEDYWVIKVDAQGNKLWDQVIGGNLNDQLKSVQVNADGGYLLGGSSNSAISGNKSEACLDYFPPDSNPPSKGDFWLVKLRANGTLVWDKTIGGDKGDRLGAFLQTNDKGYVAVGTSWSGSSGTKTDVSHGQTDYWIVKLDSTISSRKKQVITFEPIPNVNFGTQKTITLKATASSGLPVIFSVVSGPATVKGNLVTLTGTSGPVVMKASQAGNAAYFTAPEVTRLFIVNVPPVTRLWNKTYGGVVSLELNQHSECDSEFGASQLTAMAASPNGGYLLGGTSDSKKGNDKSEDHRGVVSEQVCLSERQPITDYWIVKTDGHGKKLWDKTFGGNDRDDLQVILPTADSGYLLGGSSKSGKSNDKSQASQGIFDYWVVKIDANGTKLWDKTFGGNDQDNLRTLVATPDGGYLLGGTSDSGISGDKSSGDRGYLEFWIIKIDANGTKLWDKTVGKDRYELDLKAIALAPEGGYLLAGSSTDYSDETLLDYYAVKMDANGNQVWEKTMGGKGDEVLSSAVATPEGGYLLGGFSVSGISGDKTEANRGDHDYWIVKLAADGAKLWDKTYGGKDSDRLQALQVTADGGYLLAGTSISGISGDKTENNRGNADDFGRYLSDYWVVKIAANGQKSWDRTLGSSFSDELAAVLVSLNNEYVVGGTSAGFDGDKTQARKGIQDFWVVKIKEETTPPALAWDMRYGSSAEDNFTSVIKTSDGGYLSGGYTRSGSSGDKSQASRGLEDYWIVKSDKNGKKLWDKRFGGTRKDYLNRVIQTQDGGYLLAGISHSDNNGDKSEVNRGGSYVNRDYWIVKVDAQGNKQWDKTFGGTGFDELVKVEQLATGEYILGGYSDSDKGGDKSQGRKGECDGFGYCPTGYWIVKVDKKGNKVWDKTFGGSKGEVLNSFTTTRDGGLLLVGTSYSSKSGDKSEINRGLDGSSDYWVVRTDKDGNKLWDKTFGGSYYDYAASVSRGNGDSFFISGTSESPASGDKTQPNHLNQEGAYTRDFWVIKVDGTGKKLWDKTLGGNGDDFLNASTFTREGNLILAGTSNSGKNDDKSQLSKGGNDYWIVQLDQDGNKIQDQSFGGSGQDELRTILQTSDGGLLLGGRSDSGVSGDRTQPSQGGTDYWLVKLAPLTSSMVATQEEVAVKAPATLINHLTAYPNPAHSQVTVQFTLPQTQTATLKIYDSQGQEGATLFQGEALANQIYQVKWQAGNKPTGLYFLQLQTSTIRQQQKLLLTK
- a CDS encoding T9SS type A sorting domain-containing protein, translating into MNALFTLLYLLPKLRGRFTSLFRLEILSLMLGISFVSSAQNVKWNKTIGGNYGDTFVAAQQTSDGGYILGGNSASGKSGDKTGARKGMADYWIVKLNPDGSKAWDKTIGGNDYDALTSLQQTKDGGYILGGSSNSGISGDKTEAPKGFWVVRLNADGTKAWDKTIADSRNPANYSYLRTLQLTPDGGYLLGGTSNAGVGDYKSEPSKGSNDYWVVKLNADGSKAWDKTIGTEGSESLLSVEQTSDNGYILGGYSARVTTRGYWLVKLNVNRSIVWDKFIPEGYPVYEYPGAENSTSEINIVKPTPDGGYILGGYADSKTNVYKSEAGNGSTDFWLIKLKADGQQEWNKVIGGTDRETLNSLQPTSDGGYLLGGNSRSNSSGDKTQNSQGSFDYWVVKLNADRTKAWDLTLGGNKEDNLGNVFQTKDKGYFLGGYSRSDVSETKTEASRGDYDYWVVKLDNSERQKQTVTFSPIPDVNYATQKTVTLKATASSGLPASFALISGPATVKGNTLTLTGGSGTVTVSASQAGNQKYFPAIDDTARFVVQVPPVTRLWDKSYGGVATEYYDQYTKYYGTSTLSTMVATSDGGYLLGGTSDSNRGNDKTQPTRGKSDYWIVKVDASGKKLWDKVYGGKDSDGLNRLITTTDGGYLLGGTSRSGKNGDKSQDSKGGKDYWLLKIDATGNKLWDKTYGGGNEDEFTNLISTPDGGYLLGGTSYSQNSGDKSEVSRGNADYWVVKIDAQGTKQWDKTLGGKFGEYLSSLATTPDSGYLIGGSTLSPTSGDITAPIKGGGDIWLVKIDANGQKSWDKTFGGGGGDGLGNIVPTSDGNYLLGGDSYSVSNGDKTAPNKGHTDYWLIKINPNGNKIWDKTFGGNCYDYFSNLVATPDGGFFLGGSSSSEISGDKSETNRGSYYKECESGLGQTDYWIIKLDANANKVWDRTFGTVAPQSSYTDRLTTLLATTNGEYLIGGDTNIGKSGDKSQPIKGVRDIWVIKIKEETTQETSAWDMRYGGASEDKLTSIIETSDAGYLSGGYSYSGSSGDKTQDTQGKIDYWIVKSDKNGKKLWDKRYGGTFDDFLNRVIQTKDGGYLLAGSSRSDENGDKSEISRDTGYDYFKKRDFWLVKVDSLGNKQWDKTLGGSGLDELEKVIQLSSGEYVLAGHSNSPASGDKSQGTQGGYDYWLVKVSATGTKIWDKRYGGTLDEVLGSFTQTQDGGFLLGGTSYSGRNRDKSQTSRGKSDYWIVRTDKDGNKLWDKTFGGNGEDNLASLGRSNGGSFFLAGTSNSPKSGDKSQAGYLDEVGYATADYWLIKIDAQGNKVWDKTLGGTSSDALLTSTYTRDGGYVLAGGSYSNKSGDKTQDRVGESDFWIIKLDANGSKQWDKTIGGTESDALRTVLQTNDGGLLLGGSSNSPVSGDKTQPSRGFSDYWLVKLAPETSSIAATREATSLEQLVALTTALTAYPNPFHGQITVQFSLPETQTATVKIYDNQGMEVSTLFQGEAKAKQIYQVEWQAGTKPAGLYFLQLQTPTKREQQKLLLTK